DNA sequence from the Bacillus pumilus genome:
ACGGCTACTTTTTGACAGATGGTGAAGATTCGGTCCTCTTGCACCGCAGTGAAATGACAGAAGATATTGGTGACCAAGATGAAGTAGAGGTCTACTTATACGTAGATCATGAAGAAAGACTAGCTGCGACGATGAAAATACCGACAATCAATGCGCATACATATGGCTGGGTAGAAGTCGTAGACGTCCTAGAAGACATGGGCGCATTTGTGGATGTCGGGCTTTCAAAGGATGCACTTGTTGCAACAGAACATCTACCGCCTTTTGAGGAAGCATGGCCGAAAAAAGGAGACAAACTTTACTGTATGCTGAAAGTCACAAGCTACGGCAGAATGTTCGCAAAGCCAGCCACTGAAGATGTGATCAGTGAATTGTTTACAGAGGCACCTGAAACCTTAATGAACAAAGAAATCACTGGTACGATTTATCGCTTAATTGCGACAGGCTCGTTTATGCTGACAGATACAGGCGTGCGAGGGTTTATCCACCGCACGGAACGAAAGGAAGAACCAAGATTAGGATCGACCGTGACAGGACGCGTCATTGCAGTGAAAGAGGATGGGACCGTGAACGTTTCTCTGCTTCCTAGAAAACAGGAAGCGTTATCTGTCGATGCAGAAGAAATTTTAACCTATATGAGAACGAGAAATGGTGCCATGCCTTATGGAGACAAAAGTGATCCAGAAGACATCCGTGAACGATTCCAAATGAGCAAGGCAGCCTTTAAACGAGCATTAGGTCATTTGATGAAAAACGGCCTAGTCTACCAAAAAGAGGGCTGGACATATGAGAAAAAATGAGCAGCGTGAAAGAGAACCCTAACCTCATGGGTTTTCATATCACACTGAAATGAAGAAAAAGGGATAAAATCATCATGGTTTTATCCCTTTTTTTATATTTGTGATAAATAATGGGTTTTTTAGTGAAAAAAGTCATGAAAAAAGCTGAAAAACCTTCACTTAATCATTGAAACAACGCCTCTCAAATCCGATAAGAAAGGAGTAAGGATGACAAAAGGAGTGTGTGTTTGGATGAAAGTGAAAATTTCATTGCTTCTGTTGGTAGCCGTGCTTATGGTGCTCGCCGCATGCAGCAATCAACAAGGGGAACCACCAGCATCAAATGCGAAGCATATTGGCGTTATGCTCACAGATGATGGTCTTGGTGATCAATCATTTAACGATTCATCGTTTAAAGGATTAGAAAAAGCACGTGATGACCTAGGTATTGAATTTGATTATAGAGAAATTGCAGAAACCGATACATATGAAAAAGGACTGACCGAGCTTGTAAAAGCTGGCAATGATCTCGTCATCGGGGTAGGCTTTAGTATGCAAGAAGACTTAGAAAAAGTCGCAAAGAAATATCCGAAGAAGCACTTTTTGCTCATCGATGCCGTATCTGAGCTGAAAAATGTGACCTCCGTGACGTTTAAAGAAGAGCAAGGCAGCTATTTAGCGGGCGCACTTGCTGCAATGACAACGAAAAGTGATGTCATTGGATTTGTTGGCGGTGTCGATGCGGAGTTGATCCATCGTTTTGAAAAAGGGTTCCAAAAAGGCGCCAAATCAGTGAATCCGAACATCAAGATCTTATCCACCTATGCTAATACGTTTAGTGATGCGGACAAAGGCAGTAAAATAGCCAAAGGCATGATCAAAAAGAAAGCAGACGTTTTATATGCCGCAGCTGGCTATACAGGTGTCGGTGTATTAAAAGAAGCGCAAGCGCAGGGCAAATATGCCATTGGTGTAGATAGTGATCAGTACTACACCGCTGAAAAAGCGGTGATTTCGTCCATGGTAAAAAAAGTCGATGAAGTGGTCTATCAATTCAGCGAACAGCTTGTCAAGAGCAATCAAATCAAAAATGGGCATGTTATCTACGACTTAAACAATGACGGAATCGATATGGCAAGAATTCGGGTGCTCAAAGATGCTGAAACATTGACCAAAAAAGTAAATGAACTGAAGCAGCAATTGCTAAAAGATGAGGGGGACGCATCATGAGCTTGCGCATCAAAATTTTACTCAACTCACTCGTCTCACTTCTTTTAGCAGTTGGCGTCATCGCCTTTATCATTGTCAGTATGACAAAGATCCAATCATCAAATGAAACAGAAGTTCAAGCCTTATTAAATGTTCAAAAAACGAAGGCAAGCTTTGAAAGCGTCGAACAAACCATGACCAATTATTCAATGACTCTTTCTGATGAACAGCTAGAGGTTGTTCAAACCGGTATTTCTACAGCAAAAAAACAGCTGCAAACGTTAAACAAACACGCAGGAAATATAAATAAAGATGAATTAACAAGGTTAAATTCAAAATATGACACGTGGACTAAGGAAGCAAATAATGCCATTGGTGAAAAAAACGCATCGGATGCAAGACGGGTCGCTGCAAGAATTGATGGTGTTTTAAACGACATCCATACAATGAATAAAAGAGCAGAAGAAGCATATAAACAAAATCTAGAGAATACAGCGGATAATGTGCAATGGATCATCACAAGTGCACTCGTCGCAGCTCTCACACTGATTGTCATTGCTGTCTTTTTAAATATTGGATTAACAAGATCCATCGTGACACCGATTAAATCACTTTCCTACCGAGCGAAGCAGATCGCAGAAGGCAACCTTGCTGTCGAGCGAATGGACATTCAGCGTAAGGATGAAATCGGCGGCTTGAATGAATCCTTTAATCAAATGACAGATCAACTGATTAGTTTGATTAAAGAAATCAGTAATGTCTCAAGTCAAGTAGAGACATTCTCGATCCAATTAGATGATGAAAACAAAAAGCTGATGGAATCTGCAAATCAAGTATCTGTCTCGACAGACGAAATGGCAAATGGGTCACAGGCCATTTCAGAGGATCTCCAGCATGGCGTTAGCTTGATTGAAAAGATGGATCAGCATGGACGTAAAAATTCCGAACGTTCACAAACAGTCATCCAAAGTACAGGGGATGCGATAGAAGCAGTGGAAAGTGGAAAGCACACGTTAACAGAAACCAAAACGGCGATTGAAAAAAATACACATGCCACAAGGCAAATCGAGCAGTCGGCAGGAGAATTCACGCAATATGCTAGCGGGATCTCGGCTATGGCCAAAACAGTTTCTGACATTGCGGATCAGACAAACTTACTTTCGCTAAATGCAGCGATTGAAGCGGCAAGAGCAGGTGAGGCTGGAAAAGGCTTTGCCGTTGTAGCAGATGAAATTCGTAAGCTAGCCGACGAATCATCTAACGCTACAAGACAAATCTTTGATATGGTCAGTCATATTGAAAGAGGCATTCAATCCATTAGTCAAACTGTTAAAGAAGGAGTCAAGCTTTCACTTCAACAGCAGGATGCGATGGACAAAACCTCACACTCCTTTGAAGATATAGAAACAAAAGCGCAGCACATTAAACGAGAAATGGCGGTCTTAAATGACCAAATTGTTCAATCAACAGAGCTTGGCGGACAAGTACTCAACTCGATTGAAAATATTAGTGCGGTTGTAGAAGAAACAGCAGCTGGCAGTGAAGAAATTTCTGCCTCGGCCAATGAACAGCTGCAATCTTTCCATCAAATGAACAAACAGGTAGAAGAACTGATGAGTATGACGGCAAGGTTAAATGAAACCGTCCACCGTTTTAAACTTTCATAAGTCATAAGAAAAGCACCCTTCCCGTGATGTGTCAGGGAAGGGTGCTTTTTATGATGGTTTGCCTGTAAAGAAGATGGCAAGCGTACCTGGGCCTGAATGGGACCCAACAGCTGCGCCGACAATCTGAATATCAATTTCTTTTGGATGAAATTCGGCTTCAATCAATTGTCTCATGTCTTCTGCAAGTGCAGGATCATCACCATGACTAATGCCAACAGTTTGATTTGACCAATCCGTTCCACGTTCTTTCATCAATTCAATAATGCGTTTCAACAGCTTTTTACGTCCGCGGATTTTCTCAAGGGGGATGAGCTTTCCATCCTCGACGTGTAAAATGGGCTTAATACTCAATAAACCGCCAACAAATGCGGACGCTTTACTAATTCTTCCGCCTCTTGCTAAATACGATAAATCGTCTACAGTAAAAATATGTTGTAAAGATTCGCAAAAATGCTTTACAGACGTTTCAATTTCTTGTATTGTATTTCCGTCAATGGCAAGTGATTGAGCGTGTTTGACAGCAAGCCCATAGCCGAGTGAAGCACATTTAGAATCAATGATTCGTAAATCAAAATCAGGGTATTCTTCCTTCACTTCGTTTGCCATCATCACAGCGGTTTGATATGTACCAGAAAGCTCTGATGAAAAGGCAACATAGATTGCAGATGTATGGGTTTGTGCGAGAGAAACAAAGGCTTCTTTGATTCGGTTTGGTGAAGCTTGTGACGTTTTTGGGCTGGCACCTTGTCTCATCGCATCAAATACTTGTTTTGGTTCAATGGTGACCAAATCTTCAAATTCCTGCTCGCCAAGCAATACACGGAGCGGAATAACCGTCATGTTATGTTCATCATAATAAGAAAGAGGCAGATCAGCAGCACTGTCTGCTATGATATGAACAGTCATCAAAATCCCTTCTTTCTAAAAAAATCAGCCATATTTTACAACTTTTTAGCCTAACTATATCACAGAAATCAACTTTTCGTGTTCAAATTCTAAATTTTAGGGAAAACCATAGAGAGAATGGTAAGTGGAGGAATGACAATATGTTCATCGGAGAAGCAAAAAAACTCATTGTCGTCGTCATTGGTGCACTGCTCAATGCGATTGGACTGAATTTATTTTTAATCCCAGCTGATGTATACGCGAGTGGGTTTACAGGGGTAGCCCAGCTGTTATCCAGCTTAATGGATCAATATGCGCCATTTTATGTATCCACAGGGATTCTATTATTTATTTTAAATATTCCAGTCGGCATTTTAGGCTGGATGAAAGTGGGCCGTTCCTTTACGTTTTACAGCATCATCAGTGTGGCACTGACGACCATTTTCCTCGGCATCTTACCAGAAACGAGTGTTTCACATGATATTTTACTAAATGCTGTGTTTGGCGGCGTGATATCCGCAGTAGGGATTGGGATCACGCTCAAATTCGGGGCATCGACAGGCGGACTCGACATCATAGCCATGATCTTAGCGAAGTGGAAGGATAAACCAGTCGGTACGTATTTCTTCATTTTAAATGGTATCATCATTTTTACAGCAGGATTATTACAAGGTTGGGAGAAAGCATTATATACCCTTGTCACATTGTATGTGACCACAAGGGTCATTGATGCCATCCATACAAGACATGAGAAGCTGACCGCGATGATTGTGACGAAGAAGGCTGATGAAATCAAGGAAGCCATTTATGGAAAAATGGTCAGAGGTATTACGACTGTACCTGCAAAGGGAGCTTTTACCAATGAGCCAAAAGAAATGATGGTGATCGTCATTACAAGGTATGAGCTGTATGAACTTGAACAAATTATTAAAGAAGTCGATCCAAAAGCCTTTACAAATATTGTGCAAACAACTAATATTCTTGGATTTTTCAGACGAGATTAAAAGGTGGGTAGCGAATGAAAAAAGGGTTGGTGCTTCTTCTCGTTGTATTGATTTTAACCGCTTGTGGACAACAAAAAAAGGATGAACCAAACAAGGAGGTATCAGGTCAAATGGGAGAAAAAACGGTTGTACTCACAGTAGACCCCGTCCAGAAAGGTTCTTCGGTTCAATTTAACATGTCACTGAAAAATGAATCAGATCGAGATATTGAATTTACCTTTAACACAAGCCAGAAATTCGAACTCAGTGTGTATGATGAAAACGGAAATGAACAATACCGCTACTCAAAAGACCGTATGTTCACTCAGGCCATCCAATCATTTGTACTACAGAAAGGCGAAGCCTATGATTTTCAAGATACGTGGTCAAATGGTGTCAAGCCGGGAACGTATGAAGCGGTCGTCACATTTAAAGGAAAAGCAGAAGGGCTGAAGCAAATCACGGAAAAGAAAACGTTCCAAGTGAAATAAGTGCTTTCAGCGTGTAGACAAACCCTCGCATTCGTTGTCAGGTCTGCGCTCCGGTGCTCACGAATGTCAAATTCGCTCCGCTCCTCGCCCTTCCTAGGGCTGCAAAGGTTTTCATGTCACGCTGAAAAAAAGACAAAGGGCTAAAATAAAGATCATTTTAGCCCCTTGTCAACAATCTAAAAGCTGTCCAGTGATGGACAGCTTCTTTTATGTTAGAGATCATCTAGCAAGTCTTGGAAGGTATGCAGCTGGTTTCTTTCTGCATCTGTCGAATTGGCAAATGCAGATGATACGGCATTTTTGGCTCGTTTGACCGCCTGTTGACGCTCTAACCCAGATGGAAATGAAGAAGTAAGGGCTTCTTCAGTAAATGATTTGGCTTGATCAAAAAGTTCGTTTCTCACAATGAACCTCCAGAAGCATCAGTCTTCATGTTTTCTCTGCCAGACGCTTCTTCAAGCGTAGAACGATAAGGAAAACGTGCGTCATGCAGACTGATTGAATCTTTACCTTGTTGTATAAAGCGTTTCGATTTGCTTCTTTTACCCATTCGGAATCCGCCCCTTTACACAAGCTGACAGGACAACCTGTCTAAAGGTAGTATGCCCGCTTCCATCTGCTATGTATGAATGGAAAAATTAAAGCGAGAAGTAATTCGTTAGAAACTTTGCAATTCCATCTTGTTCGTTTGTATCAGTGACTTCATTTGAAACACGTTTCACGGCATCGATTCCGTTGCCCATAGCCACACCGCATCCAGCAAATTCAAGCATTTCTAAATCATTGTCTTCATCTCCGAATGCCACAATCCGCTCCTGTGGAACGCCGTAATAATCACTGATCTTTTGCAGTCCAACGGCCTTGTTCATGCCTGTTTTAATGATCTCAATCACGTGCCACGGGGCAGCCCATCGCCTATGATCAATCACTTCTGCATGAACATCTGATAAATAGCTTCGAATGGCTCCGACGTCCTCTTCTTTTGCGTGAATTAACACGCTCGTCACATTCTCTCCGAGGTTGTCCCGAAGGTCTCCAACAGTAACTTTATTTGCATTCATATTAAATATATCAATGAGCTTCTCATCATGATAATGGAAATACAAATCGTCTAACACTTCAGCAAGCACATTGTGTACTTTATACTCCTCACTAATGTCTACAAGCTGTTTAACGACTTGAAGATCAAGTGACGTATGAAATCTTCCCCATTTTTCATCAAGAGGATGATGGACAAACGCTCCATTAAAATTCACAATGGGTGAATCAAGCTGTAATTGCTGATAATAAGGAGAGCTGGAACGAAATGGCCGTCCGGTTGAAATACAGACATGATGCCCGCTGTCTTTCACTTTTTGAATGACGTCAAGTGTGTGTGTAGAGATGGTTTTATCATCTTTTAATAACGTGCCATCCAGGTCAAGTGCGATTAGATAAGGTTGAGTCTCCATAAAATCTCCTTTGATCTGTAAGTGATAGGAGGCAATTCTTGCGGCGCCTCTATCTATAGTGTATCTTTATCACATCTTTGTTGTCTACATGTTAAAATAAACAAAGACGGGAATGATAAAGGAGGATTCATAGGCTGTGATCACCATTGATGAGCAAATTGCGCGCGATATTCCATTTTTACATATCGTAAAAGCTGAAAATAAAAACAAACCGCTGCCGCTTGTATTTTTTATACACGGATTTACAAGTGCACGCGAGCACAACTTACACTTCGCCTTTCATTTGGCGGAAAAAGGCATGAGAGTGATTTTGCCTGACTGTGCTTATCATGGTGTAAGATCAGAAAACCTCAGCTTAGAGGAACTGGCGTCAAGGTTCTGGGAAATTGTCCTGAACGAAATACGTGAAATCGATATACTCAAAACATATTTTCAAGAAAAACAATTGATTGAAGCCGATCTGATCGGTGTTGCAGGTACTTCCATGGGCGGCATCACGACCTTTGGTGCACTCGCCAAGCATGATTGGATTAAAGCGGCAGTTAGCTTGATGGGCAGTCCGAAATATACGACATTCCTACAAGCACAAATCATGAACATGCGGAACAAAGGGTTGATGAAAGACATTACAGACGAAGAGGTTCATCAGCAATTAGACGCGCTGCGTCCTTATGATTTAACGCTGCAAACAGATCGATTAAACAAAAGACCGCTGTTATTCTGGCATGCAGAAAACGATCCAGTTGTCCCTTACCGGCATGCAAAAGCTCTTTATGACGAGTTAGCAGCAACCCAATATAAAGAAGATCCGCACCTGATTCGTTTTATTACAGATGGACAAGCTGGCCATAAGGTCTCAAGACAGGCAATGTTTGAAACGATTGACTGGTTTGTGACACATCTGAAAAGCACAAACGTTTAGTCAAAAGAAAAAGTACGTTATACTAATGGAAAAGGAGTGG
Encoded proteins:
- a CDS encoding DegV family protein, giving the protein MTVHIIADSAADLPLSYYDEHNMTVIPLRVLLGEQEFEDLVTIEPKQVFDAMRQGASPKTSQASPNRIKEAFVSLAQTHTSAIYVAFSSELSGTYQTAVMMANEVKEEYPDFDLRIIDSKCASLGYGLAVKHAQSLAIDGNTIQEIETSVKHFCESLQHIFTVDDLSYLARGGRISKASAFVGGLLSIKPILHVEDGKLIPLEKIRGRKKLLKRIIELMKERGTDWSNQTVGISHGDDPALAEDMRQLIEAEFHPKEIDIQIVGAAVGSHSGPGTLAIFFTGKPS
- a CDS encoding BsuPI-related putative proteinase inhibitor gives rise to the protein MKKGLVLLLVVLILTACGQQKKDEPNKEVSGQMGEKTVVLTVDPVQKGSSVQFNMSLKNESDRDIEFTFNTSQKFELSVYDENGNEQYRYSKDRMFTQAIQSFVLQKGEAYDFQDTWSNGVKPGTYEAVVTFKGKAEGLKQITEKKTFQVK
- a CDS encoding YitT family protein, which translates into the protein MFIGEAKKLIVVVIGALLNAIGLNLFLIPADVYASGFTGVAQLLSSLMDQYAPFYVSTGILLFILNIPVGILGWMKVGRSFTFYSIISVALTTIFLGILPETSVSHDILLNAVFGGVISAVGIGITLKFGASTGGLDIIAMILAKWKDKPVGTYFFILNGIIIFTAGLLQGWEKALYTLVTLYVTTRVIDAIHTRHEKLTAMIVTKKADEIKEAIYGKMVRGITTVPAKGAFTNEPKEMMVIVITRYELYELEQIIKEVDPKAFTNIVQTTNILGFFRRD
- a CDS encoding BMP family lipoprotein — encoded protein: MKVKISLLLLVAVLMVLAACSNQQGEPPASNAKHIGVMLTDDGLGDQSFNDSSFKGLEKARDDLGIEFDYREIAETDTYEKGLTELVKAGNDLVIGVGFSMQEDLEKVAKKYPKKHFLLIDAVSELKNVTSVTFKEEQGSYLAGALAAMTTKSDVIGFVGGVDAELIHRFEKGFQKGAKSVNPNIKILSTYANTFSDADKGSKIAKGMIKKKADVLYAAAGYTGVGVLKEAQAQGKYAIGVDSDQYYTAEKAVISSMVKKVDEVVYQFSEQLVKSNQIKNGHVIYDLNNDGIDMARIRVLKDAETLTKKVNELKQQLLKDEGDAS
- a CDS encoding DUF3813 domain-containing protein, producing MRNELFDQAKSFTEEALTSSFPSGLERQQAVKRAKNAVSSAFANSTDAERNQLHTFQDLLDDL
- a CDS encoding Cof-type HAD-IIB family hydrolase codes for the protein METQPYLIALDLDGTLLKDDKTISTHTLDVIQKVKDSGHHVCISTGRPFRSSSPYYQQLQLDSPIVNFNGAFVHHPLDEKWGRFHTSLDLQVVKQLVDISEEYKVHNVLAEVLDDLYFHYHDEKLIDIFNMNANKVTVGDLRDNLGENVTSVLIHAKEEDVGAIRSYLSDVHAEVIDHRRWAAPWHVIEIIKTGMNKAVGLQKISDYYGVPQERIVAFGDEDNDLEMLEFAGCGVAMGNGIDAVKRVSNEVTDTNEQDGIAKFLTNYFSL
- a CDS encoding S1 RNA-binding domain-containing protein translates to MRPGEQLTLQIENEMEYGYFLTDGEDSVLLHRSEMTEDIGDQDEVEVYLYVDHEERLAATMKIPTINAHTYGWVEVVDVLEDMGAFVDVGLSKDALVATEHLPPFEEAWPKKGDKLYCMLKVTSYGRMFAKPATEDVISELFTEAPETLMNKEITGTIYRLIATGSFMLTDTGVRGFIHRTERKEEPRLGSTVTGRVIAVKEDGTVNVSLLPRKQEALSVDAEEILTYMRTRNGAMPYGDKSDPEDIRERFQMSKAAFKRALGHLMKNGLVYQKEGWTYEKK
- a CDS encoding methyl-accepting chemotaxis protein gives rise to the protein MSLRIKILLNSLVSLLLAVGVIAFIIVSMTKIQSSNETEVQALLNVQKTKASFESVEQTMTNYSMTLSDEQLEVVQTGISTAKKQLQTLNKHAGNINKDELTRLNSKYDTWTKEANNAIGEKNASDARRVAARIDGVLNDIHTMNKRAEEAYKQNLENTADNVQWIITSALVAALTLIVIAVFLNIGLTRSIVTPIKSLSYRAKQIAEGNLAVERMDIQRKDEIGGLNESFNQMTDQLISLIKEISNVSSQVETFSIQLDDENKKLMESANQVSVSTDEMANGSQAISEDLQHGVSLIEKMDQHGRKNSERSQTVIQSTGDAIEAVESGKHTLTETKTAIEKNTHATRQIEQSAGEFTQYASGISAMAKTVSDIADQTNLLSLNAAIEAARAGEAGKGFAVVADEIRKLADESSNATRQIFDMVSHIERGIQSISQTVKEGVKLSLQQQDAMDKTSHSFEDIETKAQHIKREMAVLNDQIVQSTELGGQVLNSIENISAVVEETAAGSEEISASANEQLQSFHQMNKQVEELMSMTARLNETVHRFKLS
- a CDS encoding prolyl oligopeptidase family serine peptidase, coding for MITIDEQIARDIPFLHIVKAENKNKPLPLVFFIHGFTSAREHNLHFAFHLAEKGMRVILPDCAYHGVRSENLSLEELASRFWEIVLNEIREIDILKTYFQEKQLIEADLIGVAGTSMGGITTFGALAKHDWIKAAVSLMGSPKYTTFLQAQIMNMRNKGLMKDITDEEVHQQLDALRPYDLTLQTDRLNKRPLLFWHAENDPVVPYRHAKALYDELAATQYKEDPHLIRFITDGQAGHKVSRQAMFETIDWFVTHLKSTNV